Proteins found in one Pempheris klunzingeri isolate RE-2024b chromosome 6, fPemKlu1.hap1, whole genome shotgun sequence genomic segment:
- the c6h19orf25 gene encoding UPF0449 protein C19orf25 homolog, translated as MNIGSKNKKRVVLPSRPEPPTVDQILEDINRAAPSDPVFSILEQTGQDPSRDPDGEVDSRFQQCRQYLELNERLQDVRARLLRQREELRTAGERLQSAVVEVKGQTL; from the exons ATGAACATTGGCTCTAAAAATAAGAAGCGGGTGGTTCTGCCCAGCCGCCCTGAACCCCCCACGGTGGACCAGATCCTGGAGGACATCAACAGAGCCGCTCCCAGCGACCCGGTCTTCAGCATCCTGGAGCAGACCGGACAAG ACCCGTCCCGGGATCCGGACGGCGAGGTGGACTCGAGGTTCCAGCAGTGCCGTCAGTACCTGGAGCTGAACGAGCGGCTGCAGGACGTCCGGGCCCGGCTGCTGCGGCAGAGGGAGGAGCTGAGGACGGCGGGGGAGCGGCTGCAGAGCGCCGTggtggaggtcaaaggtcaaacactCTGA